The region ATGACCTAAATCTGTGCCCATTCAAAAATCACAAATAGATTTCGTTCCTTATGTGTTATTTCCACCTGCAGATATGGGATAAACAGTCACTGGAGTGTCTGAAGATTCTGACTGGTCACACAGGTTCGGTGTTGTGCCTCCAGTATGATGAAAGGGTCATCGTCACTGGGTCATCTGACTCAACTGTTAGGTATGACTCTTATCTTGTTACTTTATGtatcacagcaagttgtttGGACAATGCAAATAATTGTCCAAGGAgtttgtgttaactgacaatggttttgtGAAGTGTTCCGGAGCTCacgtggcgatatcctttacacaatgatgttgatgttttttttgaatgcagatcaaaggtcacgggcattcaaagttgtttttcggccttgctgcttgcgtgcagagatttctccacaTTCTCCGAATCCTTTCATTTatattatggagcgtagatgatgaaattccttgcagttgtatgctgagaaatgttgtttgctcaactgagcctttcggggatgctccttttctaCTCAATCGAGACGCTCAACTGTTTCCAATTaagctgttcacctgtggaatgttccagaCAAGTGTTTTTTGACCATTCCTCAACCTTCCCAGTGTTTTGCTGCCCCCTgtcacagatttttttgaagcacgtatcaaattcaaaataagcgagtagttgcaaaaaaaaataaaaaatcagtttgaacatgaaatagcttgtctttgtagtgtattcatttgaatgtaGGTCAAAAGggatttgcaatttttttctattctgtttttaattacattttatacacaatgtcccaacttgattggaattggggtttgtacagtTCCGTTGCACGAGTTCAAGTGCTCGGTGTAAAACATGACCGCATTGCTGTCCTTTCCTGTCCAATTCCAATGTTAAACCTTCTGCCCTCCTGTCATCTCCATCTCTTTGCTCCCGTTTCCTCTCCAGGGTGTGGGAGGTGACGACGGGCGAGGTACTGAACACGCTGATCCACCACAACGAGGCCGTTCTTCATTTACGCTTCGCCAACGGCCTCATGGTCACGTGTTCCAAGGACCGCTCGATCGCCGTGTGGGACATGGCCTCTCCAACCGACATTAGCTTACGGCGCGTCCTCGTGGGACACCGGGCGGCTGTCAACGTGGTCGACTTTGACGACAAATATATTGTGTCAGCCTCAGGGGACCGCACCATCAAGGTAATGATGTGAATGGATGTATTTTTCATATGTTGTTGCCGCTGGGTAGGGTTAATTAAATGCTATTTACCTGATAACATTGGAGCAGACAGCCTTTTTATCTTTACATTCTCCTGTCAAAGCTTGCCTGATGAGACCTTTTCATTTAAAGTCAAAGCAGAATCTGACTCAGACCGTTTTTAAAATTGCTTTCCTGACAGATGTAATCTGTGCGAATCATTTTATCCGTTTGATCTGTCGAATTGTGCAGGTATGGAGCACCAGCACCTGTGAATTTGTCCGCACTCTAAACGGTCACAAGCGGGGCATTGCCTGTCTACAATACCGGGATCGACTGGTTGTCAGCGGCTCATCTGATAACACAATTAGGTACATTTAATACTCTCAGACTGAACAAGTCTTCCTGGCTTAAATGTTAACAGACAAATTGAAGAGAGGTTTTGTgccacacaaagacacaaatatAATCCTGTTGGCTCTTTACCACgaaaagtaataaaaaaggAATGTTATGAAGTATACGAAGTAGGGATCCACATATTTTTTAGAGTGAATTAACCTCCCAGACTCTTAGTAATCTTCCCCatactcctattaacctctcgCATACTCTTATAAACGCGTTCTATACTCTTAAATGGTGGTTCTCAACCTTTATGGGGACCTGGATATTTTTGATTGACCGTGACCAAGTCCGTATCCAAAAGGAGGCTTTCTCGCTTTATGTCAGCATTCTACCTGTTAGCATGTTAGAATTTTAGTACTAGTCATTCAAAAATTGTGCCATTGTCCTACTTTCACTCTGGGTTAAGCCAAGTTTAAAACGGTTCTCCACTCCAAGCCCAAATTAAAATTCCAGTATTTCTCGTTGAACAATATAATTGTCAGCAGACTGCCTCCATCTTAAAACTGTAACTATTTAGCCTTTTAACAGTGAACAATCCCTTTTCCAGGTTATGGGACATCGAGTGCGGGGCATGTTTGCGAGTGCTGGAGGGCCATGAAGAGCTGGTGCGTTGCATCCGCTTTGATAACAAGAGGATCGTCAGTGGTGCTTATGACGGGTGAGTCTCCACTTCAACAAGAGCTGTGCTTTCTTGCGTAGCGTAGCGTAGCGCCTGCTCTTTGGGCCTCATGTGGTGGCGCTTTTCTTTTCTGCAGGAAAATCAAGGTGTGGGACTTGCAGGCAGCCTTGGACCCACGAGCCCCAGCGAGCACGCTATGCCTGCGCACTCTAGTGGTGAGTGTTCACACCTGATGTGTGTAAGGTAACATCGTTGCAGTTCAGTTTCTGTTTCTAATGTCTGCTATAGGGTCGTCCCGATCCGAGCACGAATCGGTAATCGGGCCCGATCGCGTGATTTTCCGCTGACTCGGTATCAGCTGAAAACGataggttattattattatttttttttttttacaaaaaaagcgACAAAATCACAAAGCGACAAAATAATGCAAAGATACTACCAAATGGAAAAGCAGTAGCTCTGTTTTATATTACACAATGTAACGTTTAGGGTTCACgtaggtgggggggggggcaaaaaaacaaaaaaatccatcttcGTTGTTTATTTAAGCTGCAACTTTGTAAGCCGGATGTGTCACACCGATTTGTTCAAATATGATCCCCAAAAAAGCAGGCCAGACGTTGCCTCACGTTCTGGGGTGAGTTGATTGTCCACAGTAAAGAGGGACTTTTGCGGCGAGCAAAACGAAGACGCCGCTGGCCGGATGACGTCGCTTCTAGGCGACACAGTAAGCGCGCGCCCTCAAGGAATAGGAGGCAAACgattgatttttcatttttaaaagagaGTAAGAACACTGTGCGATGTGAACGTAGTCACAACAACGGCGGGGACTGCGAAGTGAGCAAGAAAGGAGACATTTGTGCGGACAACCTGGGAGGTAAATGTCAGGCCGGTGATGTGGTATCGGCGCGTACCGTATCGGATAATTTTGTATAGATACTGTGCAGAGGTACTGATCCCTGATACTGGTATCGGTGCGCCACTAACCCTTTTTCATATTGTGACAGTTGTCCTCCTTTCTGTTTGTAGGAGCATTCTGGCCGCGTGTTCCGTCTGCAGTTTGATGAGTTCCAGATCATCAGCAGCTCTCACGACGACACCATTCTGATCTGGGACTTTCTCAACGTCTCCACCAACGGCCAGTCAGAGGGGCGGTCTCCCTCCCGCACCTACACTTACATTTCTAGATAGCAGGTACGCAAGCACGCGCCCGTTCCCCAATGACTGAGTCAGGTCTCCAAAAATTCCTGCCTTCCACTTTGTGTCTTCAAGATGTGTTTTCATGCCGATTGGGTGAAAAGATGCTTAAGCATGCCTTCCACGCTGTGTGATCAGCTTTAAGTCTCTGGCCTCAGGAGAGCTCTCCGTACTACTTCTAGtaatgtgatttattatttaatttttttcactgtAGAGGGTATGCCAACTTTGAAATGCTGATTTCTTTCAAGTGTCTCAAATGTTCTGTTTCCATACAATTGTGCCCGTCAATGAATGATTCCACAGCAGCGTGAACAGCTTTTTCCATCTGTGCTCACTGTTACAAATCAACAGCAATGTAGGAATGTTGCCACATCTGTCGGGATGTCAAGTGACTTTGTTTTCCCGTGCATCCATTTCGAAGGCTTTGCTTAATAACCGGTTACTGTATTGGTAAGATTTGCGTTGATTTGTGTGGAAGGTGTCTTGAAGCAATGAATACCAAATTGGGTGCACTACTTGGTGACCACCAGCTGAGGCGCTATTGATTCTTTCTCAACTAGTTTGCGCccttaaataaaacatgactaaaGGAAGTCAAGCTACAGTCAATCCATACTAACTTCTCCAGGTAGTCTTAAGGCTCTTATTCACTCTACTTTGTTCTCACGGTGCCAGCACGGGACAGGGCGCAGggacgatgacgacgacgacggcggcaCAGTGCAAGCGTTGTCCGTATTTGGCACTGGTTGCTAAGCTACAGGAAGTAGCCCGGTAGTTTTTGTTGCCTGTTTGGATGTACAGTTACAGCAGAAAGCCCTGCCTTTGCTTTAAATTAGCAGGAGGAGAAAACATGATACAAGTGAAGCATGTGTGGCTACGCTATATTTTATTGACGCCAGTATTTCTTTTGTTACAAATGCTAAAATCCCAAGTTTGTTTTGTACCACTTTCAACCACCCTGGTGTACTCAACATAGTGGAAATCTCCGTCCGTAGTTGCGCCTTCTTTACCACATCACGGTATGTCGTTTTGATTTTGTCCTAGGGCTCAGGACACCGCCTCAATTATTTTGTTCTCCCATTTTCTCAATGTTGTTTACTGTACACTCCGCCAAAATCTGTAGTAGCTGTAGTCACTCCTCCAGCACCCCTCCCATTGGACGCGCCGGCTGTCATCACTGCGGCGCTGCGCCCGATTGCAACTTTTGAACTGTAGTTCACTGTATTCTTATTTTTCTCCATTGTCAAACAAGAAAAAATGGCCACATGCCCCTCCCAGAGCCCTAGACGAAAACAATTCGCTGCAAGAACCAaagtctgtttaaaaaaaaaaaaaaaaaaaattgtggctgCACCTCTTGCAAACGCTGGCCCTGCATACACACTTTAGgttgattctttttttcagcAGGTGTATATGGCCACTAAGCAGACCGACCATAAGCGTGTTTTCTTTCCCCCAGGTGGCTCCATCTCCCGCAGCCCGTCTTGACGGAGCCCCGGGCTGATTCGGCCGATGGCTGCGTCAATCATGGAACGGAGCCCATCTCTTCACCTTCCTCTTCGTCATCACTCTGTCCACCCCCCGGCCCGCTCGCACCTCCTTTCCGTCCGTTTCGCCCAACTCTGAACGGACCTGTAAACATGTGCCCGTTTTCTACCAGCGCTGAGGATGCACGGCAACCGACGCCATTTTCCCCAGGAAGCTCACCTTCTACTAATTTATCTTTTGTACACTAATGACAGTATTAACAGACCTTATATACGTTACAAGTTCCCTTCTCCCGCCCCCAAATTTACGAAGCTTATGCTCCTCAGTTTCCACCCCTTCCCCTGCCAAAACAGTCTCTACAGATAAGGAATTGCTTCTACTTCTATTTATATATCACATATACATCCATGCAAATGCACAACGAGTGGCGCAGCTGGACAGAGGATGGCCGGAGCTATGACTCAGGAGAAAGAGACTCTTTACTCAGCTCCAGGAAAAGGAGGGGAAGGATGGGAAAGATGGAGGGAGTGCACGAGGGTGAGGCGTGTGTGCACGTCTGCACGCTCCCCTCTCACCTCCTCTGTTTATCAATATCTGCCCATCCCTTCCTGCttcatgtcccccccccccccccccccccagaaatgcACACTAGCTCGGAATATGGGGGCACACACAGAAGTGAGTGTGTGCGCTTACATGGACTTGACAGAACAGAGCAAAAGCGATAGACATGCATGTGAGGTTGCCGCGGATACAGCATCCTGGCACCAatgagctatttttttttctcttttaactCTTCTTTTCTTactgttttttatatatatatatatatatatatatatatatatatataattgttgttttctaattttatttcagtatgtTTTGGTTCGTAGTACAAAATTCATCCTTGTCCTCTCCCCTTTTTGCTGTCTGTCGTCATTTTTTCTTCTGGCCACACATCTTTGCTTCATCTGTCCCTCTCACTCCATCATTGAGCTTGTTTGCTTTCGAGAGAAGCTGGAATTTGTTCAAATTTAGTTGTAAACGGACTTGTTTTGTCTGAAATTGTGTTgtatattaaaatgatttttttaaagaagaaaaatgaccTTATTGTGAATAAAGTACTTGACAGTGAGCGTTGAGCCAACTAACACGGATGATTGTCTATTGTTATGTTTGGTTGGTTGCAACAGTGATTGGCAGATTTGTCCTCTGCTTTTATAGGACTAAATAAAATCTATAACTTCTTTTCTAGCCGAGGGGAGACACGTTCTTTGCTTACCTTATTGCCCAAGCTGAGGAGGGGAAAAACTATATCTGACGAAAACATTGCACGAGACAACATATTAGCCAGCCAAGTCTTTAGTTTTTACTATTGTTGGAAacctacaaaaacatttgagtgtTCATAACTATAAATGGAGATGTATCAGAACATGCTGAGAGGTTagtgcaaaatattttatactTGCACTTATATTTTGGCCAATTCAGCTGTCAATACTTGCACAATCTGACAAGTCACTGTAAAAATGGtagaaattttaaaaaggtgTTTTCAATAACAATTTTCACTTAAATAGAAGGTCATGTTTTGATCTTCCACTAAGTCCAAAAGTATTTTTATAGTGAGTTAAACTGAAATTATATTAGGTCATTGTGACTTTAAATTGGAAATAACACTTATCAAAGAGCTAAATGTTGCTAAACAAGATGATGTTAAAGagcaattgtattttttcaacaaaataaaaatattttaaaatctaaaataatagAAAACGTATTTCACAATTTAAGTAAAACTGTTGTAATACATGCAacgaattttttttaatttaattttttaaaatgttatggcGTAAGGACTaacccagtgattctcaaaatgtggtACTCTCTGGCGATAGGTGAAAATATTATGttacagtagttttttttgttcaagccaacttttaagtacagttcatttgtttaaaaaaatacttttgagtggaatacatttgcattgagtcttttaaagctttttcaaacatttatttcggtccaaaatatatttaatttgcaATCTATTTTAATAGAGTCATTGAAGTCAGCAGAGTGAGCAATACTAGATATGTCCACAAGATGGAGCCGTGCGTGACAAGCTAATTTGAAGCAGCCTTTGGTTGGGGAATCAAACCTTGATGCCTTGCGGTCATTGGGCCGCATTAACCACTTGTCtcaaagttatatatatatatatatatatatatatatatattaattattgaACTAGGAAAGCATCAttgagattaaaaaagaaaaaaaaatcatttacaatacattcttgcggctggttagcacatctgcctcacagttctgaggacccgggtccaatccccggccccgcctgtgtggagtttgcatgttctccccgagcctgcgtgggttttcgccaagcactccggttttctcccacatcccaaaaacatgcatggaagattaattgaagactcgaaaattgcccgtaagtgtgaatgtgagtgcgaatggttgtttatttgtatgtgccctgcgattggctggcaaccggttcagggtgtaccccgccccctgcccgatgacagctgggataggctccggcactccctcgacccttgtaaggataagcggctgagaagatggatggatgggtatgtTCTCTTCCCGGACAACAACTTTTCTTGAATGTTACAGGAGGCGCATACATGCGTGCCTCACTTTTGGGAAAGGGATCACGTGACTGCTGGACGCCGCCCCCACACTTTGCGCTTCGTCACATAGCACGACGGCAGAAAAGACCGACGAGGTCAAAGTTCAGATGTAGATGATTTCTGCTTGATGTAGAAATGAAGCGGGAGCAAGGATCAGAGGGCTGCGTCCTTGAATGACCTTGAATGAAGTCGAAGCTGAGCATCACTCTTAACATTGTTCACAACAGCTGCCCCTCTACACACGCACATGGCAGAGaagccttttattttaaataacgtTGAACATCAGAAATggcccttgtttttttttcatgcagggCTCATGAAGGGCTCCATTGTGCTCGAGCTTTTATGTGGTCTATGTGTGCTGCAGCTGCCTGATCAGacgcaaatatatatatatatatatatatatatatatatatatatatatatatatatataaatgtgtgtgtgtgtgtgtgtgtgtgcatccaaagtcaaatgagaatgaatgaatttttggAGGAAATTGGAAAATGTCATCATCAATTTATCGCATTTTAATCGTGTGCAACTGAAAAttaagtgttgttttttgtttgtttgtttttttttcttccagtgcATGATTGCAATGCTTCAACTTCCTCGTTCCATCTCAAGCCAACTTGGAGGTCTCTCTGCTGCCGGAACTGATCAAAAGTTGGAAATTGGATCTGTGTACGTATTTTCTTGTCTTGTCGGCATTGCAAAATGTTGCAGGGCTCATCATCCTGCGGCCTttcttcatttcttctgcaatcTTTACCTTGATCCAAATCATTTCAAGAGGCTGTAACCTTTTTGTGCCCTTTGACtgagatgaagatgaagatgaagacaaATGAATATTCACTTTGATCGTGTGGATGAAAATGGCTTAACTTGAGTCAGTGTAGTTGTATTTTGAATTGAGACTTGATACAAACTTGAAGTAGATCATCAAGGTTTCATTTCTTCAGCGGTTTCATCTCATTTcgtgctttttttggggggggggatcattTGGAGGTTTATGCACGTTTGATTTTCTCCCTTATTGAAGAAAGACAAACGACGTTAAAATGGATTTACAAACGTTTTGGGGGTCAATTGTGGCTTGTGGAGTTCACTTGCGCCCGCGTGTCATTCGCTGGGCGCGTGCACGCCTTATGTCGTGCTTTCATATTTACACCATGATGTAGTGTACAACAAGGTGCTATTTCTCGCTATTGAGCGTTTTCGATGTATCCCGCCCGCAATGCGCCTGGAAAGGGAGCCGACAACGATGGTCAAGAGAAACGCAACgtatcccatgatgcattgcacCACAGCAGACGTTTCTGGGTTATCGTTGATTCAAATGATAGAAGAATGcgtttatttgcatttgttgtcTCGGGGCACTTTGCGCACTCGCCACTGGTTCGAAGGCCGACGCAAGCCCAACTCGTGGCAAAACAAGATTTCATGTCATGAATTCATTTGATTTGGGATTTTCCGTCACGAAGGCGGAAGGAAACGTTCGTCGTTCAAGTTGGACGCCAATCACTGCCGGTCTCTTTATTCGAGCAGTCGTTTCAGTGCAAAACGCTACGTGCGCCATCGGTATGTTTCGAAATCCAGAAAGACGGCTGCCATTTTCTTTGAATTTTGCTGCGCCGGATTTCGGGCACGTGGATTGAGCGGCGGTCCGCCAAAATCGCGTTTGGGAAATCCCTTGAGCATTTTCGATTTTCCGCCACTGTGACAGGATAAAACTGTTCCTCGTGGGTCAGAGGATTCGGTGACGATATAAAATGACGTGTCGTTGATTCCGTTTGAGGTCATTGTGGCGATTTGCAACCACAACCGCGGTCGTCAACAAAGCCGGAGCTGCTTGGAACGCGGGGAAGCAAAatgtccactagatggcaatGTGAAGTCACTCATTTCCCACAGTGAGGTCAGAAACAACCTGTTACAGGAGGCCGCGCACACCATCTTGTATAACTTAGAGAAGAATGCATGTTTGAATAAATACAACAGGGCGCTGGAAGCAAAGACTTGGTACAAGAACGTGGCTACGTATTGTTCATTGAAGAGGGTGGAGTTTGTTTgggaatgtgttttttcttgatTTGGCATGTTTCAAATTCTGGGAGCATGTTATGTGTAACATGGGTTTGGTATCTGATCTGTGCTTGTGCGTGTGCGTCTGCTGGGTCTGTGGGATTTCGGCCCGTAATTCCCGCAGCTCTCAGGTCACCGCGCCGTTCTCACACGCATATTTGACATTCCTTCCTCGACGCCATTACCGTACACCTTCCGCACTCGGGTTTGGCTCGGCGAAATATTTCCATCATTCCCCGAGTGCAGCTGGAGCCGTGTGCCCCGAACGAACGAGCGGCTCCTCTTGATCCCGCGTCCTCGTCGGCCTCGACGCCGATTCCTGTTGCCTCGCGAGAGGAATCCTCCGGCGCGCTGAGTCAGCCGTTTGTGTCCGCCGGCGCGATTTGGGTCATTTGGCAGCAACATCTCGTCAATGACCTCCTGCTACGATATGGAAGGGAGGGGAGGGCGACAGGGGGATCGCTGAGAAGAGAAGCGAGTCAAACTACGATGGGCCACGTTTCCCTCGCGGGGAGCAAGGCAACACGCAGCTTTTAGTGACTGCGCAACGCTTTCATCGCCGAAACCTCAAAATTGGAGAACAGCTCACTCTTGAAGGCGACGTCGCCATACGCGAATGCTTCGTCACACCGGATACATTTGTCGTTGTAGTGGGGGTAGTATGGCAATTCGTCTCTTCATGGATTCAATATCCTTTACGGTCGTTATGAGTACgttctttgtcctcactggtAAGAAAACTCAGCGCACTAGTGGAATGACTGTGTCCTACTAgcgccacttttggcctacgaGTTCAACCTTAAGCTGGCTGGCAAGGATATTGCTCAAGCAGCTTTGATGTCCTGAAACTTTTGGTCCATGTACACGTTTGGTCCGCTTTTCGTCAACTATGAtattagtgaggcaaaactgtgcactcgTTGAGTGGTTCTCACTGTGTCCTAAAA is a window of Phycodurus eques isolate BA_2022a chromosome 9, UOR_Pequ_1.1, whole genome shotgun sequence DNA encoding:
- the fbxw11a gene encoding F-box and WD repeat domain-containing 11-A isoform X1, with product MTSAFAGRRRRAGFPFSERVSGGIVNMEPEMEDKTLDLMNTSGMDSQNLVDDLSPKKNTVLKICNGPVVESRKRPSEGNYEKEKEHCIALFDQWSEADQVEFVERLISRMCHYQHGHINSYLKPMLQRDFITALPAQGLDHIAENILSFLDARSLCAAELVCKEWQRVISEGMLWKKLIERMVRTDPLWKGLSERHQWEKYLFKNRTSEVPPNSYYHSLYPKIIQDIETIEANWRCGRHNLQRIQCRSENSKGVYCLQYDDDKIISGLRDNSIKIWDKQSLECLKILTGHTGSVLCLQYDERVIVTGSSDSTVRVWEVTTGEVLNTLIHHNEAVLHLRFANGLMVTCSKDRSIAVWDMASPTDISLRRVLVGHRAAVNVVDFDDKYIVSASGDRTIKVWSTSTCEFVRTLNGHKRGIACLQYRDRLVVSGSSDNTIRLWDIECGACLRVLEGHEELVRCIRFDNKRIVSGAYDGKIKVWDLQAALDPRAPASTLCLRTLVEHSGRVFRLQFDEFQIISSSHDDTILIWDFLNVSTNGQSEGRSPSRTYTYISR
- the fbxw11a gene encoding F-box and WD repeat domain-containing 11-A isoform X2, giving the protein MTSAFAGRRRRAGFPFSERVSGGIVNMEPEMEDKTLDLMNTSGMDSQNLVDDLSPKKNTVLKICNGPVVESRKRPSEGNYEKEKEHCIALFDQWSEADQRDFITALPAQGLDHIAENILSFLDARSLCAAELVCKEWQRVISEGMLWKKLIERMVRTDPLWKGLSERHQWEKYLFKNRTSEVPPNSYYHSLYPKIIQDIETIEANWRCGRHNLQRIQCRSENSKGVYCLQYDDDKIISGLRDNSIKIWDKQSLECLKILTGHTGSVLCLQYDERVIVTGSSDSTVRVWEVTTGEVLNTLIHHNEAVLHLRFANGLMVTCSKDRSIAVWDMASPTDISLRRVLVGHRAAVNVVDFDDKYIVSASGDRTIKVWSTSTCEFVRTLNGHKRGIACLQYRDRLVVSGSSDNTIRLWDIECGACLRVLEGHEELVRCIRFDNKRIVSGAYDGKIKVWDLQAALDPRAPASTLCLRTLVEHSGRVFRLQFDEFQIISSSHDDTILIWDFLNVSTNGQSEGRSPSRTYTYISR